In Acidobacteriota bacterium, a genomic segment contains:
- a CDS encoding metallophosphoesterase: MVRHSPPWRLWSELKGLHQSEAPAFNLLQLSDLHFGASAVTNTKLAYVEQHLRDRIDAVRSTGGVVQPVITGDLMDTPSKKNLEEFKAFRNRLTDNSKTEVICIPGNHDMRKKGFLWKNWEALAGLEWNSVVASDVCKVVFLCFDTSRDAKLAQGRIADDQFLEVATRLTELRRRGNYSDYISVALTHHHPFSTRDDEIDTLPFLGIREERFLRMENGDHLVRWCASNSVPLILHGHKHKPRFVGQEIEFEGRTRLVRAVGCGSSFGIEGKPLSFNWITWQPAIRQWTVSFFADPGDGSGFQEKRLAIGAQPALP; the protein is encoded by the coding sequence ATGGTTCGGCATAGTCCACCGTGGCGCCTTTGGTCGGAGCTAAAGGGCCTGCACCAATCCGAAGCGCCCGCATTCAATCTTCTACAACTCAGCGATCTGCACTTCGGAGCGAGCGCCGTGACCAATACGAAACTCGCTTACGTCGAGCAGCACTTGCGCGACCGTATTGACGCGGTTCGAAGTACCGGAGGTGTCGTTCAACCGGTTATCACTGGCGACCTAATGGACACCCCGAGCAAGAAGAACCTGGAGGAATTCAAGGCGTTTAGGAATCGGCTCACTGATAATTCGAAAACAGAGGTCATCTGTATTCCGGGAAACCACGACATGCGCAAGAAGGGCTTTCTCTGGAAGAACTGGGAGGCACTGGCTGGTCTAGAGTGGAACAGTGTTGTCGCAAGCGATGTATGCAAAGTTGTCTTTCTATGTTTTGATACGTCACGCGATGCGAAGCTCGCTCAGGGTCGAATAGCTGACGATCAGTTCCTCGAGGTGGCGACAAGGCTCACGGAGCTACGTCGAAGAGGGAATTACTCCGACTATATCAGCGTCGCGCTGACGCATCATCATCCGTTTTCCACACGTGATGATGAGATTGACACCTTGCCATTTCTAGGGATTCGAGAGGAGCGATTCCTGCGAATGGAGAACGGCGATCATCTAGTGCGCTGGTGCGCAAGCAATAGCGTGCCCCTAATTCTTCACGGTCACAAGCACAAGCCAAGATTTGTCGGTCAGGAGATTGAATTCGAGGGCCGTACAAGATTGGTTCGAGCGGTGGGCTGTGGTTCTAGCTTTGGAATTGAAGGTAAGCCACTATCGTTTAATTGGATCACTTGGCAACCGGCCATAAGACAGTGGACCGTTTCATTCTTCGCCGATCCTGGTGATGGCAGTGGCTTCCAGGAGAAGAGGCTGGCGATTGGAGCGCAACCGGCTCTCCCGTGA